The region aaaatgaaagattgttttcaaatgatgaCCTGTAGGCTTAAGAAAAGAATTTATATCAGGCGCGCTTCCCACTGATTGGTTCAAAGTAAAGCCTTATGATTGGCTCTCTTTGCTTTCTGTAACTACTTCGAAGTCAATCTTTGATCCGAAAAATATTTGCGTGCATTTTGAGGTCGTTTGAAATTTTCTCCGTCGAAATAGCGTCGATGAATTATATTTGAtgcaaaattttttgttttcaaaggcCTGAGGCAGTTAGTGTTTAGTTGTGTAAGTATTTTTCGCTTGCCTAGAAGATTAAGGACATGTGCAAATATCATTGAAGCTGTCTGTGACCTTTGTAATGTATTATGTTTTTTGGACCAATGAGAGTTTTGCAAGGTTTCCTGAGAGGTCGTCCTTTGTAATATAAATTCGAGAATTGAATTCGGAGGAATTTATTACTGATCTGAACGAGAAGAAGCAAAGATGTCTGGCCGCGGCAAAGGGGGAAAAGGACTCGGCAAAGGAGGCGCCAAGCGTCATCGTAAAATCCTTCGTGATAACATCCAAGGCATCACCAAGCCAGCCATTCGTCGTCTTGCTCGCCGTGGCGGTGTCAAGCGAATCTCTGGccttatctacgaggagaccCGCGGTGTTCTCAAAGTTTTCCTtgagaatgtcatccgtgatgctGTGACATACACCGAGCACGCCAAGCGCAAGACTGTGACAGCCATGGATGTGGTgtacgctctcaaacgccagggacgcACTCTGTACGGATTTGGCGGCTAAGATGACTTACTGATCCCCGAAAAcaaacggctcctttaggagccaccaaatCACTCAAAAGTCACAACCAATAAATTGATTCAATACTTATTCCTCTAATCGTTTCCCGTTTACGTGTGAACAATTCCTTGGGAA is a window of Acropora palmata chromosome 11, jaAcrPala1.3, whole genome shotgun sequence DNA encoding:
- the LOC141897004 gene encoding histone H4, yielding MSGRGKGGKGLGKGGAKRHRKILRDNIQGITKPAIRRLARRGGVKRISGLIYEETRGVLKVFLENVIRDAVTYTEHAKRKTVTAMDVVYALKRQGRTLYGFGG